A genome region from Gemmatimonadota bacterium includes the following:
- a CDS encoding helix-turn-helix transcriptional regulator, which yields MAALRSGKIYHDTFEFVGDVRFGAPACVVVGTMDPKGESTVPLVGRITRDHPRTGIIAVCDTTSPSIQQLMHLARAGGDEVMLTSMASLAELSAAVDRACARRRAVSDWQRIAPHVPTQFHDLFEFCFGSTNGHPSVEALANYLDIDRSTLASRLRTAGLPPARTILSWSRLLSVTETVAESRMPLEQAALRAGFSSASRLRAFTQRMVGMGPRALANVGAEYVFDKLFRVLAGDDSDERPVSDTGSREVGER from the coding sequence GTGGCAGCACTACGCAGTGGCAAGATCTACCACGACACTTTCGAGTTTGTCGGTGATGTGCGCTTTGGCGCGCCCGCATGTGTGGTGGTCGGAACGATGGACCCCAAAGGGGAATCGACCGTACCCCTGGTCGGACGCATAACGCGAGATCATCCTCGCACTGGCATCATCGCCGTGTGCGACACGACGTCGCCCAGCATTCAGCAACTCATGCACCTCGCACGTGCAGGTGGGGATGAAGTGATGCTGACATCCATGGCATCTCTTGCTGAGCTATCCGCAGCCGTCGATCGAGCCTGCGCTCGCCGACGGGCGGTATCGGACTGGCAACGCATCGCGCCGCACGTCCCCACGCAGTTCCACGACCTCTTCGAGTTCTGCTTCGGTTCAACGAACGGACACCCGAGCGTAGAGGCACTGGCGAACTACCTCGATATCGACCGCTCCACGCTGGCGTCGCGACTGCGCACTGCGGGCTTGCCACCCGCGCGTACGATTCTATCGTGGTCGCGTCTGCTGTCGGTCACAGAAACCGTAGCGGAATCGCGAATGCCGCTCGAGCAGGCAGCCCTTCGAGCGGGCTTCAGCTCAGCGTCGAGACTGCGCGCGTTCACTCAGCGTATGGTGGGTATGGGTCCGCGAGCCCTGGCGAACGTTGGAGCGGAGTACGTGTTCGACAAGTTGTTCCGCGTGTTGGCGGGAGACGATTCGGACGAGCGTCCAGTTTCGGACACTGGCAGCAGAGAAGTCGGCGAGCGCTGA